The Paenibacillus mucilaginosus 3016 genome includes the window TTTACAAAAGCTGCCGCTCCCGGAGCCATAGCGGAACTAGGATGCGCTATTTCGTTGATTTGACGGCAGAAGCCGGGGCATCCAGGACAATAAGGCATCTGAGTCCCGCTATCCTCCGGGAAATGACGGGAAATACCCGAATAAAGCATCTGAGTTCCGTTATTTGCTGCCGCGTCCACGTTCCTCGATCACCTTGTCGCACCTCACCGCCCGGCACCACCGTTTTCTCACTTTGTCAGCTCGTCCGACAACTTCTTCGCCTAGCGGACCAGCATCCCACGACTCCCTCCTCGCACCTCACAGTCCGGCTTCACCACGACTTCCCTCCTCTCGTCTTGCCGACAAGCATCCCACAACTGTCCCTCCTCGCGCCTCACAATCCGGCTTCACCGCGACTTCCCTCCTCTCGTCTTGCCGGCAAGCATCCCATAACTGTCCCTCCTCGCACCTCACAGTCCGACATCCCACGAGTTCCCTCCTGGCGCCTCACAATCCGGCTTCACCACGACTTCCCTCCTGGCGCCTCACTATCCGACTTCACCTCGACTTCCCTCCTGGCGCTTCACAATCCGGCTTCACCTCGACTTCCCCCCTCTCGTCTCACTGTACGGCATCCCACGAGTTCCTCGCGCCTCGCAGCCCGGCACCCTAGAATTTCCATCCTCTCGCCTGGCAGACCGGCATCTCATGACTTACCTCCTCTCGCCTCAATGGCCGGCTTTTCCCGCGACTTCCCTCCTTCAGTCACAGTCCGGCGGTCCAATATTTCTACTCTCGCCTGACAACCCGGCTTCACCGCGATTTCCCTCCTCTCGTCTCACCGACAAGCATCCCACAACTCTCCCTCCTCGTACCTCACAGTCCGACATCCCACGAGTTCCCCCCTCACGCCTCACTATCCGGCTCCACCACGACTTCCCTCCTTGCGCCTCACTATCCGGCTTCACCACGACTTCCCCTCCTCCACATCCCTTTAACTCCCGTGTCCTCACTCTTTTCTCTACCATTTTCTCTCCATCACCCACACCGCCAGCACTGCTCATCCACATCCCTCCAACACTCACACTGCACCCACTCAGCAGTCCTCAACCCCATCCTGATTGCCGCCCCCCGGCCTCTTGGCCTTTCCTCCAGCCCCTACTTACTGCACACGCCCCCATCACCGCCGCCAAGTGCAAAAAAGACCCCGCGCTGTCATCAGCGCAGGGCCCTTGCTTAACCTTACTTCTTGTTCTTCGCCAGGATCGCGTTGGCATCCTTGCGGAATTTCGCGGCCGCGTCTTCCGGCGTGATTTTCTTGTACATCATCTGCTCATTGAGATCCTTAAGCAGCTTCTCGATCTCGATGGAGCCGATCGGGTTCGGAGGATCCATCGGCGAGGAGTTCTGCTCAGCCCACGCCACGTAGTCGAAGACTTTGACTTCTTCCGGCTTCAGCAGCGGCTTCAGCGCTTCCTTCACCTTGGAGGAGACCGGTACGCCGCGCTCGCCCTTGATGATCTTGTTCGCTTCGATGTCGTTGATGAAGAAGTCGATGAACTTCGCCGCTTCTTCCTTGTGCTTGGAGCTCTTCGTTACGGAAAGGTACATACTCGGCTTCAGGAACATGCCCTTGTTGGCGTTCGGGCCGACCATCGGCTGCAGCTCCAGCGGACGCTTCGCCGCATTGACGAGACCGATGTACTGGTTCGACCAGCCGTTGGAAGTGATCGAGTTGCCGAGCGTCACTTCATCGTCCTCCGGCGTGCCTTTCTTCTGTGCTTCCTTATCGAGCGTCAGGTAGTAGCCGGCTTCATACCACTTCTGCTGGCGCTTGAAGTAGTCGACGAAGTGCTTGTCGTCCGTGTAGCCGAGCGTCGAGCCGTCGGCGCTGTACATCTTCTGGTCGACGGTTCTCAGATAGTAAGCGAAGAACACGTCCGGGCGGTAGCCGCCCATGATCTTGCCGGCCGCTTTGGCCTTGACGGCGATCTGCTCGAGATCATCCCAGGTCCAATCCTTCTTCGGAGGCTCGACGCCGATCTTCTTCAGCATCTCAAAATCCATCAGGTGAGCCAGCGCGTTCACGCCCGTCGTCATCGCGTACAGCTTGCCGTCCAGCTGGCCGGCGGAGATGATGTTCGGGGAGATCGAGCTGACGTCGAGCGTCCCGTTCTTCGTATATGGCGTCAGGTCCTCCAGCTGGCCGCGGCCGCCGTATTGGGTCAGGTAGGAGATGTCCATCTGAAGAATGTCCGGCAGTCCGTTCGCCGCCGCCTGCGGGGCCAGCTTCTTCCAGTAGTCGTCGAAGGAAGCGTACTCCGCTTCGATCTTCACATGCGGGTTCTTCTGCTGATAGAGCTCGATGACCTTCAGCGTGTAATCGTGGCGGGCCTGTCCGCCCCACCAGGCCATCCTCAGCTTGATAGGCTCCTTCGTCCCGGAAGCGTTTTCGGTTTTGGCTGCGGTACCGCCGTCCGCCGCATTCCCGCCGGCCGGTGTATTGCTTCCGCCGCAGCCAGTCAGTACAAGTGCAAGAGAGAGCAGTGCTGTGATCGGTTTTTTCATCTCTATTTCCTCCCCTGATTGTGTATCCGTTTATGATAAGGCTTACATTTCTTATTATCCCTTGGATGCGTGCGAAGAGGAATTCAAAAAACCGTGAGGATTGTTCAAAAAACAGGGCTTTCCGCAAAATCCGACCCCCCTGATTTTTTGAACATCCCCACCTGGACGGCCTCAGCTTCAGGACGATTTCATGTACTCGGATGGCGTGCAGCCCGCGTATTTCTTGAACACTTGGGAGAAATACTGCGGATTGTCGCCGAAGCCGAGGCGTTCGGCCAGCTCGAAGATCTTGACGTCGCCTCCCTGGCCGAGCAGCTCCGTCGCTTTCTTGACCCGCTGCTTCATGACGTAGTTGGAAAATTTCTCGCCGCTCTCCTTCTTGAACAGCTTGCCGAGGTAATCCGCATTCATGTACAGCATCTCATGGGCCACCCACTGCAGGGACAGCTCCGGATTGCCGAGCTGGGCATCGATGATCTCCATCACCTTGGAGAGGATCGCCGACTGCTTGCAGCGCGTCTGCTCGTAGTTGCGGCGGGCGATCTCCTGGGCCATCCGCTTGAAGAACAGCGCGATCGCCTGCAGGGTGTCAAGCTCGAGCAGCGGCACCAGGCGCCCCATGTTCGCATTGCGCTCCGCCGGCTCGCAGAGCCGGATCATCTCCATGAACCACTGGATGACATACGACTTCGCCGTGTGGATATCAAGACGCCGCTCCGCGAGGCCGGCGAACATCGCATCGATCTCCCGCTCCGCATCCTCCCAGTGACCGCTCTTGATCGGCAGCGTCCACTTCTCCGCATCGAAGGCCGGCTCCCCGCCATCGACTGCAGGCGCGACTTCGGCCAGATCCGCCTCGGTGATGACGCTGCCCTCGCCCAGGTAGAAGCGGTGATTGAGACAGGCCATCGCCTGCTTGTACAGCTGCCGGCTGTGCACGATGTCCCCCGGCTCGCTGAGCGCGATCGTGAGGTCGATCCGGTAATACTGGAGGAACGTGGTGCGGATGCCCTCGAGCCGCTCCAGCAGCGACTTGACATCGCCGCTGCCCTCGATGGCCATGAGCACATGGTCGCCGACCGTGGAGCTAAGCACCGCCTGCTCCAGCAGCTCGCCCGCGATGTTCTTCACGGCGAAAAGGTGCTCGAACTCGAAAGCTCCCTCGAGCCGGAAGACGATGAGCCGGATCGTACGGGTATCCGTCTCGATATGAAACAGCTTGCGGTAGTACTCCCAGTCTCCGCTGCCGTAGGTTTTGTTCGTCACGAATTCCTTCAAGAACTGCTCCTTGACATGGGGCAGCACCTTCTCGAGCCCTTCGCGCATCGAGCGCACAAAATCATCCCGTCGCCGCGACTGCTGCAGCTCTTCGGTCAGCTCGGCGAGCGCTTCGACGATCTTATTCTCGTTACACGGTTTAAGCAGGTAATGCCGCACCCCGTTCTTCATCGCCGTCTTCGCATACTCGAACTCGCTGAAGCCCGAGAGCAGGATGAAGCGGATCTGCGGGAACTCCCGGTGCACCTTCTCCACCAGCTGCAGGCCGTCCATCCCCGGCATCCGGATATCGCTGATGACGATGTGCGGCGGATCCTGCACGATCGCATCGTAGGCTTCGATGCCGTTGCGGGCGGTGCCGGCCAGCTGCGTCCCCGCCGCCGCCCAATCGACCACCTGCGAGATCCCGTCGAGAATCATCCGTTCGTCGTCGACCAAGAGTACTTTATACATGGTTATCCCTCCATCTCCAGCGGGAGGCGGATGCTGACTTTCGTTCCGCGTCCCGGCTCGCTGTCGACATCCACCCCGTAAGGCTCCCCGAAGGCGATGACGATGCGCTCTTTAATATTGTTCAGGCCGATCCCGTTGCCGCGGGACGGCTGCTCGCCGCGCCGCACGAGCTCCAGCAGGTCCGGATCCATCCCGGCCCCGGCATCCTCCACCGTGAGCAGGAGCCCGTCCCCCTGCGCGGAGGCCGCCACACGGATCAAGCACGGGTCGATCATCGGCTCGAGGCCGTACTGGATCGCGTTCTCGAGCAGCGGCTGAAGCGTCAGCTTCGGTATCCGGCAGCTCCGCACGCCCTCCGGCACGTCCATCTCGAAGATCAGCCGCTCTTCGAAGCGGAACTTCTGGATCGTGATGTAGTTCTTCACGATCTCCAGCTCCTCCTCCAGCGTGATCAGCGTCTCCTTCATCGAGATCGCGCTGCGCAGCAGGAAGCCGAGCGCTTCGACCATCTGGGAGATGCGGGGCTGCCCGTTCATTTTGGCCATCCAGTTGATCGACTCCAGGGTATTGTACAGAAAATGCGGATTGATCTGCGCCTGCAGCGCCTTGAACTGCGTCTCCTTGATCGTCAGCTGCTTCGCGTAATT containing:
- a CDS encoding response regulator, producing the protein MYKVLLVDDERMILDGISQVVDWAAAGTQLAGTARNGIEAYDAIVQDPPHIVISDIRMPGMDGLQLVEKVHREFPQIRFILLSGFSEFEYAKTAMKNGVRHYLLKPCNENKIVEALAELTEELQQSRRRDDFVRSMREGLEKVLPHVKEQFLKEFVTNKTYGSGDWEYYRKLFHIETDTRTIRLIVFRLEGAFEFEHLFAVKNIAGELLEQAVLSSTVGDHVLMAIEGSGDVKSLLERLEGIRTTFLQYYRIDLTIALSEPGDIVHSRQLYKQAMACLNHRFYLGEGSVITEADLAEVAPAVDGGEPAFDAEKWTLPIKSGHWEDAEREIDAMFAGLAERRLDIHTAKSYVIQWFMEMIRLCEPAERNANMGRLVPLLELDTLQAIALFFKRMAQEIARRNYEQTRCKQSAILSKVMEIIDAQLGNPELSLQWVAHEMLYMNADYLGKLFKKESGEKFSNYVMKQRVKKATELLGQGGDVKIFELAERLGFGDNPQYFSQVFKKYAGCTPSEYMKSS
- a CDS encoding ABC transporter substrate-binding protein, encoding MKKPITALLSLALVLTGCGGSNTPAGGNAADGGTAAKTENASGTKEPIKLRMAWWGGQARHDYTLKVIELYQQKNPHVKIEAEYASFDDYWKKLAPQAAANGLPDILQMDISYLTQYGGRGQLEDLTPYTKNGTLDVSSISPNIISAGQLDGKLYAMTTGVNALAHLMDFEMLKKIGVEPPKKDWTWDDLEQIAVKAKAAGKIMGGYRPDVFFAYYLRTVDQKMYSADGSTLGYTDDKHFVDYFKRQQKWYEAGYYLTLDKEAQKKGTPEDDEVTLGNSITSNGWSNQYIGLVNAAKRPLELQPMVGPNANKGMFLKPSMYLSVTKSSKHKEEAAKFIDFFINDIEANKIIKGERGVPVSSKVKEALKPLLKPEEVKVFDYVAWAEQNSSPMDPPNPIGSIEIEKLLKDLNEQMMYKKITPEDAAAKFRKDANAILAKNKK